The following coding sequences lie in one Thalassoglobus polymorphus genomic window:
- a CDS encoding family 16 glycoside hydrolase, whose product MKTANRLSRSSLCRCATVAALLLTAISPSHAADPQPPEGFHAIFNGKDLTGWYGLNPHRVTKLKGEKKEANLKQQREEFPANWTVENGELVNDGHGPYATTEKEYGDIELLLEYKTVAKADSGIYLRGTPQVQIWDWHQKFDPKRPTRKPHLGSGGLFNNSPAAEGRDPMVLADKPFGEWNKFRIRQVGSHTWVWLNEELVVDGAVMENFWDRSNPLPAKGPIMLQTHGGEIRWRNIFLREIGTEEGKKLISEAETDDSLSKSLTLHASFDHGLDADFARGDRTSYVRSGKDYVHAEPTDDVKFVKEGRFGGALDFVHKSGFRPAFKDTGILDYNSKSWSSTVSVWLRLNPDKDLEPGYCDPVQIVGNDTNKGFIFLEFSKDETPRFFRYAIRPLVSIWNPDGVSWADIPFEKRPMVQVEKPSFSREKWTHVVFTLENVNDQEKTQRGVLYMDGVRQGAIEDWDLKFDWDPAQVRLVLGAAYVGQMDDLATFDRALTEAEVKRIYQLKNGIQDLRP is encoded by the coding sequence ATGAAAACCGCGAATCGTCTATCACGATCTTCGTTGTGTCGCTGCGCCACGGTCGCCGCCTTGCTACTCACAGCGATCAGCCCTTCCCATGCCGCAGACCCGCAGCCACCCGAAGGCTTTCACGCAATTTTTAATGGCAAGGATTTGACCGGCTGGTACGGCCTCAACCCGCATCGAGTCACCAAACTGAAGGGCGAGAAAAAAGAAGCCAACCTGAAGCAGCAACGGGAAGAGTTCCCAGCCAACTGGACCGTCGAGAACGGCGAACTGGTCAACGATGGTCATGGGCCATATGCAACAACTGAAAAAGAATACGGTGACATCGAATTGCTGCTGGAATACAAAACTGTTGCCAAAGCGGACAGCGGCATCTACCTGCGCGGGACTCCGCAAGTTCAAATTTGGGATTGGCATCAGAAGTTCGATCCGAAACGACCAACCCGAAAACCGCACCTCGGATCAGGTGGACTCTTCAATAACTCACCCGCAGCTGAAGGTCGCGATCCAATGGTTTTAGCTGACAAACCTTTTGGCGAGTGGAATAAATTTCGAATTCGACAAGTCGGTTCGCACACCTGGGTTTGGCTTAACGAAGAATTGGTCGTTGATGGAGCCGTCATGGAGAATTTCTGGGACCGTTCAAATCCACTGCCAGCAAAGGGACCGATTATGCTGCAAACGCATGGCGGGGAGATTCGCTGGCGGAACATCTTCCTTCGTGAAATCGGCACCGAAGAAGGTAAGAAATTGATCAGCGAAGCAGAAACAGACGACAGCTTGAGCAAGTCGCTGACTCTGCACGCCTCGTTTGACCATGGTCTCGATGCCGATTTTGCTCGTGGTGACCGGACCAGCTATGTCCGTTCAGGAAAAGACTATGTTCATGCCGAGCCGACTGACGACGTAAAATTTGTCAAAGAGGGTCGCTTCGGAGGAGCTCTCGACTTCGTTCACAAAAGTGGTTTTCGCCCGGCGTTCAAGGATACTGGAATCCTCGATTACAACAGCAAGAGCTGGAGTTCAACCGTCTCAGTTTGGCTACGACTCAATCCGGACAAAGATCTTGAGCCAGGCTACTGCGATCCCGTTCAAATTGTCGGCAACGACACCAATAAGGGCTTCATCTTCCTGGAGTTTTCCAAAGACGAAACTCCCCGGTTCTTCCGCTATGCCATTCGACCGCTTGTTTCTATCTGGAATCCAGATGGCGTTTCCTGGGCAGACATTCCATTCGAAAAGCGTCCGATGGTCCAAGTCGAAAAACCATCGTTCTCACGAGAGAAATGGACACATGTCGTTTTCACTTTAGAAAATGTCAACGATCAAGAGAAAACACAACGTGGCGTTCTTTACATGGACGGAGTCCGACAGGGAGCCATTGAAGACTGGGACCTGAAATTCGACTGGGACCCAGCCCAGGTCCGACTGGTCCTCGGTGCAGCGTACGTCGGTCAAATGGACGACCTCGCCACCTTCGACCGCGCCCTCACCGAAGCAGAAGTCAAAAGAATCTACCAACTCAAAAATGGCATCCAAGATCTGCGTCCATAA
- a CDS encoding 30S ribosomal protein S1: MVDRNLIREFQVDDEELNAALGGELGDWINEESEQMDRVYDETSSPFDVNEIVQGKVLSVEGDEVLVDIGYKSEGMVPLYEWADDEEQPKVGETIEVLLEEIEDDFGLVLLSKRKADRQKDWNWVVGRYDEGNTIIGMVVRKIKGGLLVNIGESLSSTGARGVNVFLPASQVDIRRPSDIGDFVGNEIECMILKIDDARKNIVVSRRRLIEEQRAEMKRKLLEELEENQIRTGVVKNIADFGAFVDLGGIDGLLHITDMSWGRINHPSEMVKIDDEIEVMILNIDREKEKIALGLKQKFPSPWENVDTKYPVGDRVTGEVVNVMTYGAFVKLEDGIEGLVHISEMSWTRRLNHPNEMVSIGQEVEVVVLGINTDKQEISLGMKQTQPNPWDNVTEKYPEGKSVNGVVRNLTNYGAFIELEEGVDGLLHVSDMSWTRKISHASEMLKKGDEIQCVVVSVDEERKRIALGLKQMGDDPWEARIPDQYQPGSIVKGNVTKITNFGVFVELEEELEGLLHVSELTGGDEEKSVEDVVNVGDEIEVKILRVDTGDRKIGLSMKLDAEIEPETASGSGGGSDASKELKGGMGDSSGPLFSMAPARTEEEAAPAEEAPVEEATASAEEAPSAEEEAPAASNEESEEKPEAE; this comes from the coding sequence ATGGTCGATCGTAACCTAATTCGTGAATTTCAGGTTGATGATGAAGAGTTAAACGCAGCACTCGGAGGTGAACTGGGAGACTGGATCAACGAAGAGAGCGAGCAAATGGACCGCGTCTATGATGAGACGTCGAGTCCTTTTGACGTGAACGAAATTGTTCAGGGAAAAGTCCTGAGCGTCGAAGGCGACGAAGTTCTTGTTGATATTGGCTACAAAAGCGAAGGGATGGTCCCCCTCTACGAGTGGGCGGACGACGAAGAACAACCCAAGGTCGGCGAAACCATTGAGGTTCTGCTTGAAGAAATCGAAGATGATTTCGGCCTCGTTTTGCTCTCCAAACGCAAAGCTGACCGCCAGAAAGACTGGAACTGGGTTGTTGGTCGCTACGACGAAGGAAACACCATCATCGGGATGGTTGTTCGCAAAATCAAAGGTGGACTGCTCGTCAACATCGGCGAAAGCCTCTCATCCACTGGTGCACGCGGCGTCAACGTCTTCCTGCCAGCCAGCCAGGTGGATATCCGTCGGCCTTCAGATATCGGCGATTTCGTCGGTAACGAAATTGAGTGCATGATCCTGAAGATCGATGATGCACGTAAGAACATTGTCGTCTCGCGTCGTCGTCTCATCGAAGAGCAACGCGCCGAGATGAAGCGGAAACTGCTCGAGGAACTCGAAGAAAACCAGATTCGTACCGGTGTTGTCAAAAACATCGCCGACTTCGGTGCATTCGTGGACCTCGGTGGAATCGATGGCCTGCTGCACATCACCGACATGAGTTGGGGACGCATCAACCATCCTTCCGAAATGGTCAAAATTGATGATGAGATCGAAGTCATGATTCTCAACATCGACCGTGAAAAAGAGAAGATCGCCCTGGGACTGAAGCAAAAGTTCCCAAGTCCATGGGAAAACGTCGACACCAAATACCCGGTTGGCGATCGCGTCACTGGCGAAGTTGTCAACGTGATGACATACGGTGCCTTCGTCAAACTCGAAGATGGTATCGAAGGTCTTGTCCACATTAGTGAAATGTCCTGGACACGCCGCTTGAACCATCCTAACGAGATGGTCAGCATCGGTCAGGAAGTCGAAGTGGTGGTCCTGGGGATCAACACCGACAAACAGGAAATTTCACTCGGCATGAAGCAGACTCAGCCGAATCCTTGGGACAACGTCACCGAGAAATACCCGGAAGGGAAGTCGGTCAACGGTGTTGTTCGCAACCTGACCAACTACGGTGCGTTTATCGAACTCGAAGAAGGGGTCGACGGCCTGCTTCACGTGAGCGATATGTCCTGGACACGTAAGATTTCTCACGCCAGCGAGATGCTGAAAAAAGGCGACGAAATCCAGTGTGTTGTTGTTTCAGTCGACGAAGAGCGAAAACGAATCGCTTTGGGACTCAAGCAAATGGGCGACGATCCATGGGAAGCACGCATCCCGGATCAGTATCAGCCCGGTTCGATCGTCAAAGGAAACGTCACCAAGATCACCAACTTTGGTGTCTTTGTTGAACTGGAAGAAGAGCTCGAAGGCTTGCTCCATGTTTCTGAATTGACAGGTGGAGACGAAGAGAAATCTGTCGAAGACGTCGTCAACGTAGGCGATGAAATCGAAGTGAAAATTCTTCGTGTCGATACCGGAGATCGCAAGATCGGCCTGAGCATGAAACTCGATGCAGAAATCGAACCAGAAACCGCTTCCGGTTCTGGTGGCGGATCAGACGCATCGAAAGAGCTCAAAGGTGGAATGGGCGATTCATCAGGACCACTCTTCTCGATGGCTCCGGCCCGCACGGAAGAAGAAGCAGCACCTGCCGAGGAAGCGCCTGTCGAGGAAGCTACTGCCTCAGCCGAAGAAGCTCCAAGTGCTGAAGAGGAGGCTCCTGCGGCTTCTAATGAAGAATCCGAAGAGAAGCCTGAAGCTGAATAA
- a CDS encoding sigma-70 family RNA polymerase sigma factor, whose amino-acid sequence MQKITRRRTSSVQNPLETYLREINETALLTADDEKELSYRISDGDMLARDRMVRANLRLVVNIARGYSGKGLPLQDLIEEGNLGLLRAVEGFDPEMNTRFSTYASYWIKQSIKRALINSAKTIRIPAYMVELLSKWRRASSKLQDEIGRPPTAEEVAKELELPPKKLKIVKKAIQLYNSTPQNEDGDGNVSMGELIPDDRLLGPEEELIGHDNLKHVFEMLEEMEERESTILKLRFGLDDGEPRTLKEIGEALGLTRERVRQIEAEALKRLNKGLLGE is encoded by the coding sequence ATGCAGAAAATCACTCGCCGTAGAACTTCAAGCGTTCAAAACCCCCTGGAAACGTACCTACGTGAAATCAACGAGACCGCCCTCCTGACAGCCGATGATGAGAAGGAACTCAGCTATCGCATTTCAGACGGGGACATGCTCGCTCGCGACCGCATGGTCCGCGCGAACCTGAGGCTCGTTGTGAACATTGCACGAGGGTACAGCGGGAAAGGTCTACCCCTTCAAGATCTGATTGAAGAGGGGAACCTGGGCCTGTTGCGTGCCGTGGAAGGTTTCGATCCCGAAATGAATACGCGGTTCAGTACCTATGCAAGTTACTGGATCAAGCAGTCGATCAAACGTGCGTTGATTAACTCTGCGAAAACGATTCGCATTCCCGCGTATATGGTTGAACTCCTTTCTAAGTGGAGACGTGCCAGCTCGAAGCTGCAGGATGAGATCGGTCGACCACCCACAGCTGAGGAAGTTGCCAAGGAGTTGGAGCTCCCGCCGAAGAAGTTGAAAATCGTCAAGAAAGCGATTCAGCTCTACAACTCAACGCCACAAAATGAAGATGGCGATGGCAACGTCTCCATGGGAGAGCTCATCCCTGATGATCGCTTGCTCGGTCCCGAGGAAGAGTTGATCGGACACGATAACCTCAAGCATGTTTTCGAGATGCTCGAAGAGATGGAAGAACGGGAATCGACGATTCTGAAGCTCCGCTTCGGTCTGGACGATGGCGAACCGCGCACTCTCAAGGAAATCGGAGAAGCCCTCGGCCTCACCAGGGAACGGGTCCGTCAAATCGAAGCCGAAGCGCTCAAGCGGCTCAACAAAGGTCTTCTCGGGGAATAA
- a CDS encoding sugar phosphate isomerase/epimerase family protein has protein sequence MTRILFSLLVISIVCSPLNQTTVRGAEKPEVPENFSEGQLVAWCIVPFDAKKRTPAQRALMVKELGLTRVAYDWRAKHVPEFEEEIRQYQKNNIEFFAFWSWHDSLAPLIKKYDIHPQIWITLPSPNAPTQQDKIQAAAKQLLPLAHKAKELGCQLGLYNHGGWGGEPENLVAVCEFLRKEHSLDNVGIVYNFHHGHEHIKEFPRLFKIMQPYLLCLNLNGMVAAEHVDGLKNKIVPIGDGKYESSMIETVINSGYDGPIGLLDHRNELDAKESLQQNIDGLKNVLMNRK, from the coding sequence ATGACGAGAATTTTGTTTTCACTGCTTGTGATCAGCATTGTCTGTTCGCCGCTCAACCAGACGACCGTGCGAGGAGCGGAGAAGCCGGAGGTTCCGGAGAATTTTTCTGAGGGGCAGCTTGTCGCCTGGTGTATCGTTCCGTTTGATGCCAAAAAACGAACTCCGGCGCAGCGGGCGTTGATGGTGAAAGAGCTGGGACTAACCCGAGTTGCCTATGATTGGCGAGCAAAACATGTCCCGGAATTCGAAGAGGAGATTCGTCAGTACCAGAAGAACAACATCGAGTTCTTCGCATTTTGGAGCTGGCATGACAGCCTCGCTCCATTGATCAAAAAGTACGATATCCATCCACAGATTTGGATCACTCTCCCGAGCCCGAATGCTCCGACACAGCAAGATAAAATCCAGGCTGCGGCGAAACAGTTGCTACCGCTGGCACACAAGGCCAAAGAACTTGGCTGTCAGTTGGGGCTTTATAACCATGGAGGCTGGGGAGGGGAGCCAGAAAATCTGGTTGCGGTTTGTGAGTTCCTCAGGAAGGAGCACAGTCTCGACAATGTCGGGATTGTCTACAACTTTCATCACGGACATGAGCACATCAAAGAATTCCCAAGGCTCTTCAAAATCATGCAGCCTTACTTGCTTTGCTTGAACCTGAATGGGATGGTCGCTGCCGAACATGTCGACGGACTCAAAAACAAAATTGTCCCCATTGGTGATGGAAAGTACGAGTCATCCATGATCGAAACCGTGATTAACAGCGGATACGACGGACCGATCGGGCTGCTGGATCATCGGAATGAACTCGATGCAAAAGAAAGTTTGCAACAGAACATCGATGGATTGAAGAACGTGCTAATGAATCGAAAATAA
- a CDS encoding secondary thiamine-phosphate synthase enzyme YjbQ: MKSLTKELWVDIPERRAIVSIHSDVERLVTESGVQDGLVLVNAMHITASVFINDNESGLHADYERWLEELVPFNPGSDPASGGYLHNRTGEDNADAHHKRQIMGREVVVAITDGKLHLGPWEHIFYYEFDGRRRKRILVKIIGE, from the coding sequence ATGAAATCCCTAACCAAAGAACTCTGGGTAGACATCCCCGAACGGAGAGCCATCGTCTCGATCCACTCGGACGTCGAACGTCTCGTCACTGAGAGCGGAGTCCAAGACGGACTGGTGCTCGTGAACGCAATGCACATCACCGCGAGCGTTTTCATCAACGACAATGAATCGGGTTTACATGCTGACTATGAGCGCTGGCTGGAGGAACTCGTCCCCTTTAATCCCGGTAGCGATCCAGCTTCAGGCGGCTACCTGCATAACCGAACCGGCGAAGACAACGCCGACGCTCACCACAAACGCCAAATCATGGGCCGCGAAGTCGTCGTCGCCATCACCGACGGCAAACTCCATCTGGGACCATGGGAACACATCTTTTACTACGAATTCGACGGCCGACGTCGCAAGCGAATTCTGGTCAAAATTATTGGAGAGTGA
- a CDS encoding pre-peptidase C-terminal domain-containing protein, with the protein MLRLTCMLLMFLFLPAISWGQTSYPMLMGLKPAAAQLGTSSEHELESRYSMFGADRVIVSGEGVTGKIVTPMEPGKDGKVPSLTKIKIEFTVTKEAAEGVREFRVLGPTGASTLGQVVITRLPIANESDKNDTIETATEVTVPAAICGTVEKSEDVDLFKFHLDAPATLTFHTLAMRLQDKIHDLQSHVDPILTIRNSTGSTVAAADNVYAADPYLSHTFSEAGDYYIEVRDVRYKGNRYWNYVIEVSDQPYIETIHPIAVQQGQPASVKLIGTNLGELDSVEWQPGEGVALGMQEVQLPLPGGRSNPVLLAVSEHPVEVEQLFSEGSEKGEQAISIPGGIAGQIEQVSDIDSYKFTAKKGERFTFETIARRLNSAMDPIIWITNSDGKSLSENDDLRTWGKRTYQDSMIENWAAPADGDYVINIRDVHLRGGEQFTYFLSATRSEPYFELVLDTDKTQLTPGTSGVLFARTVRKNGFTGEIELSVENLPEGVTAHGGRILSTGTDGCIILEAAADAKPTAMNIIVHGKATVGEGDEAREVSVAAQSMQEIYMPGGGRNHWPVSMHTVAVGAPSDIRSVQLDQMEISLKPGESIKVGVTIERAEGFDKNVTLDMLFQHLSTKYANVLPKGITIDSKKSKTLLTAKESSGHLLITAAKDAPAVEKQLCSVMANISLNFVMKATYSSQPLFISVVPEVAAEKVADADKK; encoded by the coding sequence ATGTTGCGTCTCACCTGTATGCTGTTGATGTTTCTCTTTCTCCCTGCAATCAGTTGGGGACAAACTTCCTATCCAATGCTCATGGGTTTAAAGCCTGCAGCTGCTCAGTTGGGGACCTCGTCGGAGCATGAACTGGAATCTCGCTACAGTATGTTTGGTGCTGATCGAGTGATTGTTTCCGGAGAAGGGGTGACGGGGAAAATCGTCACGCCAATGGAACCGGGTAAGGATGGAAAGGTTCCTTCGCTAACGAAAATTAAAATTGAATTCACCGTGACCAAGGAGGCGGCTGAGGGAGTGCGTGAGTTTCGCGTTCTGGGACCAACCGGCGCCAGCACTCTCGGGCAGGTGGTCATCACTCGATTGCCGATCGCGAATGAATCTGACAAAAACGACACGATTGAAACCGCGACCGAAGTGACGGTCCCGGCTGCGATTTGTGGGACTGTGGAGAAGTCTGAGGATGTTGACCTGTTCAAGTTCCATCTTGATGCCCCAGCCACGCTGACGTTTCACACGCTGGCGATGCGGTTGCAAGATAAGATTCACGATTTGCAATCGCATGTCGATCCGATTTTGACAATTCGGAATTCGACCGGTTCGACAGTCGCAGCGGCGGACAATGTGTATGCCGCAGACCCTTATTTGAGTCACACGTTTTCGGAAGCGGGGGACTATTACATTGAAGTGCGGGACGTTCGGTATAAGGGCAACCGTTACTGGAATTATGTGATTGAAGTCAGCGATCAGCCTTACATTGAAACTATTCATCCCATCGCGGTTCAGCAGGGACAGCCAGCTTCGGTGAAGTTGATCGGAACAAATCTGGGTGAACTGGATTCCGTGGAATGGCAGCCCGGTGAAGGGGTCGCGCTCGGAATGCAGGAGGTTCAGTTGCCGCTTCCGGGTGGGCGTTCCAATCCGGTCCTTCTCGCTGTGAGTGAACATCCCGTTGAAGTGGAACAACTTTTCTCTGAAGGGAGTGAGAAAGGGGAGCAGGCGATTTCCATTCCCGGTGGCATCGCTGGGCAGATTGAACAGGTCTCTGACATCGACTCTTATAAGTTCACTGCCAAAAAGGGTGAGCGCTTCACGTTTGAAACCATCGCGCGGCGACTGAACTCAGCGATGGACCCAATCATCTGGATCACGAATAGTGATGGGAAATCGCTGTCTGAAAATGACGACTTGCGGACTTGGGGGAAACGGACATATCAGGACTCAATGATTGAGAATTGGGCTGCGCCTGCTGATGGCGATTACGTGATCAATATTCGCGATGTCCACTTACGTGGCGGCGAGCAGTTCACTTATTTCCTGAGTGCGACACGTTCAGAGCCGTACTTTGAATTGGTCCTTGATACAGACAAGACGCAACTGACACCCGGGACCAGTGGAGTTTTGTTTGCTCGCACTGTGCGGAAGAACGGATTCACGGGGGAAATAGAACTCTCCGTTGAGAATCTCCCCGAGGGAGTGACCGCTCATGGTGGACGGATTCTTTCGACGGGTACGGATGGTTGCATCATTCTGGAAGCGGCGGCGGATGCGAAACCGACTGCAATGAACATCATTGTGCACGGCAAAGCGACAGTGGGAGAAGGGGACGAGGCTCGCGAGGTCAGCGTCGCTGCACAATCGATGCAGGAAATTTATATGCCGGGTGGTGGTCGAAATCACTGGCCTGTTTCGATGCACACTGTGGCTGTCGGGGCTCCTTCGGATATTCGTTCAGTGCAACTCGATCAAATGGAAATCAGTTTGAAACCGGGAGAGTCAATCAAGGTTGGGGTGACGATTGAGCGAGCAGAAGGGTTCGATAAGAATGTCACCCTCGACATGCTGTTTCAGCATCTCTCAACGAAGTATGCAAATGTGCTGCCAAAAGGGATTACCATTGATAGCAAGAAGAGCAAAACCTTGCTGACAGCTAAAGAATCTTCCGGGCATCTTCTGATTACGGCTGCGAAAGATGCTCCAGCGGTTGAGAAGCAACTTTGCAGCGTGATGGCGAATATCTCGCTCAACTTCGTGATGAAGGCGACCTATTCCAGTCAGCCGCTTTTCATCAGCGTTGTCCCTGAAGTCGCTGCCGAGAAGGTGGCGGATGCTGATAAGAAGTAG